Proteins found in one Oncorhynchus tshawytscha isolate Ot180627B unplaced genomic scaffold, Otsh_v2.0 Un_scaffold_4_pilon_pilon, whole genome shotgun sequence genomic segment:
- the LOC112249208 gene encoding putative sodium-coupled neutral amino acid transporter 7 → MAINSEAGDWAEAGSEDAGERVWLLQSPSVESVHPPSSDREKRGGVSATAAVFIVVNAALGAGLLNFPAAFNMAGGVIAGVVLQMSMLSFIISGLVILAYCSQVSNESTYQEVVRASCGKVTGVICEVAIAVYTFGTCIAFFIVIGDQLDRLIAAIAHLPDGVVGGHWYIDRKFTICVTAVLVILPLSIPKEIGFQKYASALSVVGTWYVTIVIILKYIWPDKEMTPGYIPTSPSSWSAVLNAMPTICFSFQCHVSSVPVFNSMRRSELKPWGGVVTVGMIICLFVYTGTGVCGFLSFGSNVSQDVLMSYPPNDIAVAIARAFVVICVITSYPILHFCGRAVLEGLWLRFHGDQVELCVRRERRRRVLQTLVWFTVTLVLALFIPDIGRVISLIGGLAACFIFVFPGLCLIQAKLSETEVRSASWHGMVVYGVIMVTIGTFIFGQTTTNAIYQDAIHYSDSQ, encoded by the exons ATGGCGATAAACAGTGAGGCGGGGGACTGGGCCGAGGCTGGGAGTGAAGATGCTGGTGAGAGGGTGTGGCTACTGCAGAGCCCCAGTGTAGAGTCCGTTCACCCCCCTTCGTCagacagggagaagaggggaggagtgtCTGCCACAGCCGCTGTCTTCATTGTGGTGAACGCTGCGCTAGGGGCAGGACTACTCAACTTCCCCGCCGCCTTCAACATGGCCGGAGGCGTGATTGCAGGGGTGGTGCTACAGATG TCCATGCTGAGTTTCATCATCAGTGGTCTGGTGATCCTGGCATACTGCTCCCAG GTCAGTAATGAGAGCACCTACCAGGAGGTGGTGCGGGCGTCGTGTGGGAAAGTCACCGGGGTAATCTGTGAGGTGGCCATCGCTGTCTACACCTTCGGCACCTGCATCGCCTTCTTTATCGTCATTGGAGACCAGCTGGACCGCT tGATCGCTGCAATAGCTCATTTGCCAGACGGTGTGGTCGGTGGTCACTGGTACATTGACCGTAAGTTCACCATTTGTGTGACTGCCGTCCTGGTCAttctacctctctccatccccaaaGAGATTGGCTTCCAGAAATACGCCAG TGCGCTGAGTGTTGTTGGCACCTGGTATGTCACCATTGTGATAATACTGAAATACATCTGGCCTGATAAAGAGATGACCCCTGGCTACATTCCAACCAG CCCGTCCTCCTGGAGTGCAGTGTTGAACGCCATGCCCACCATATGCTTTAGCTTCCAG TGTCATGTGAGCAGTGTGCCAGTGTTTAACAGCATGAGAAGGAGTGAACTCAAGCCCTGGGGAGGTGTGGTCACCGTCGGCATGATCATCTGCCTCTTTGTCTACACTGGCacag GTGTCTGTGGCTTTCTGTCATTTGGGTCTAACGTCAGTCAGGATGTGCTGATGTCATATCCTCCTAATGACATCGCCGTGGCGATCGCAAGGGCCTTCGTCGTCATCTGTGTTATCACCTCCTATCCCATTCTACACTTCTGTGGCCG GGCGGTGCTGGAGGGGCTATGGCTCCGTTTCCACGGCGATCAGGTGGAATTGTGTGTGAGGCGTGAGCGGAGACGCAGAGTGTTGCAGACGCTTGTGTGGTTCACGGTCACACTCGTCCTCGCACTCTTCATCCCCGACATTGGCCGAGTCATCTCCCTCATCGGAGGACTGGCAGCCTGCTTCATCTTTGTCTTCCCAG GTCTGTGTCTGATTCAGGCAAAGCTCTCAGAAACAGAGGTCCG